A region from the Stigmatella erecta genome encodes:
- a CDS encoding CAP domain-containing protein, whose amino-acid sequence MRSLLARPLSLTCLLGCLAACGASAKEKRQETTVVTRTVRTAPAAPAPKSSPPPNAFARDMLETHNQARATARPVPKPPLPPLQWSAEAAKQAESWAKQCTFEHNPDRGPYGENLAAATPGAWKTPEVVKSWNAEVADYNFSRNTCAKGKMCGHYTQVVWRNTTHVGCAKRTCTKNSPFGKDFPTWDLWVCNYAPPGNVVGQKPY is encoded by the coding sequence ATGCGCTCCCTTCTCGCCCGCCCCCTGTCGCTGACCTGCCTCCTCGGATGCCTTGCGGCGTGCGGAGCGAGCGCGAAGGAGAAACGCCAGGAGACCACGGTGGTGACCCGGACGGTCCGCACCGCGCCCGCGGCGCCCGCGCCGAAGAGCAGCCCGCCACCCAACGCGTTCGCGCGAGACATGCTGGAGACGCACAACCAGGCGCGGGCCACGGCGCGGCCGGTGCCCAAGCCTCCCCTGCCCCCGCTGCAGTGGTCGGCGGAGGCCGCGAAGCAGGCCGAGTCCTGGGCGAAGCAGTGCACGTTCGAGCACAACCCGGACCGGGGCCCTTACGGCGAGAACCTGGCGGCGGCGACGCCGGGGGCCTGGAAGACGCCGGAGGTGGTGAAGAGCTGGAACGCGGAGGTGGCCGACTACAACTTCAGCCGGAACACCTGCGCGAAGGGCAAGATGTGCGGCCACTACACGCAGGTCGTCTGGCGAAACACCACGCACGTGGGCTGCGCAAAGCGCACGTGCACGAAGAACTCACCGTTCGGCAAGGACTTCCCCACCTGGGACTTGTGGGTGTGCAACTACGCGCCGCCGGGGAACGTGGTGGGCCAGAAGCCGTATTGA
- a CDS encoding J domain-containing protein has product MPELVDLPPELQKEIIEFERKQEGQDYFTQLGLRPGAPADEVKQAFLELSKRYHPDRFGGKNLGTFRARIERIFRRVSEAHTVLTHPERRAAYLREHPQLSGAAARPPSPAPTPASTARPSPTPAAAPSPLDEARRAERQSRLSRHPYLAPTHRVTELLTRGKAALDRGDFEQAIKDLNQALSVDAKNREASTLLGEVRRRNDAQRGQREFEQGLELEKQGNLASALESYRKTCGLDAQHAEAAFRAARVSRTLGVDWNEQRVHAQRAVDLAPDRVPQRLLLAQVLIEGKAGNLAKRHLEEVLKLDPKNAEAGALLRKARWPF; this is encoded by the coding sequence ATGCCTGAGTTGGTGGACCTTCCGCCCGAGCTTCAGAAAGAGATCATCGAGTTCGAGCGGAAGCAGGAAGGCCAGGACTACTTCACCCAGCTGGGGCTGCGTCCCGGGGCGCCCGCCGACGAGGTGAAGCAGGCCTTCCTCGAACTCTCGAAGCGCTACCATCCGGACCGCTTCGGTGGGAAGAACCTGGGCACCTTCCGGGCGCGCATCGAGCGCATCTTCCGGCGTGTGTCCGAGGCCCACACCGTCCTCACCCATCCCGAGCGCCGCGCGGCCTACCTCCGGGAGCACCCGCAGCTGTCCGGGGCCGCCGCCCGGCCTCCCTCTCCCGCGCCCACCCCGGCCTCCACCGCCCGGCCTTCGCCCACTCCGGCGGCGGCGCCCTCGCCCCTGGATGAGGCGCGGCGGGCCGAGCGCCAGTCCCGGCTTTCGCGCCACCCGTACCTGGCGCCCACCCACCGGGTGACCGAGCTGCTGACGCGCGGCAAGGCGGCCCTGGACCGGGGGGACTTCGAGCAGGCCATCAAGGACCTGAACCAGGCCCTGTCGGTGGATGCGAAGAACCGCGAGGCGTCCACGCTGCTGGGCGAGGTCCGCCGGCGGAATGACGCCCAGCGGGGCCAGCGGGAGTTCGAGCAGGGGCTGGAGTTGGAGAAGCAGGGGAACCTCGCCTCGGCCCTGGAGTCCTACCGGAAGACCTGTGGCCTGGACGCTCAGCATGCCGAGGCCGCCTTCCGGGCCGCCCGGGTCTCCCGGACGCTCGGGGTGGACTGGAACGAGCAGCGCGTCCACGCCCAGCGGGCGGTGGACCTGGCGCCGGACCGGGTGCCCCAGCGGCTGCTGCTGGCCCAGGTCCTGATTGAGGGGAAGGCCGGGAACCTCGCCAAGCGCCACCTGGAGGAGGTGCTGAAGCTGGACCCGAAGAACGCCGAGGCCGGCGCCCTGCTGCGCAAGGCGCGCTGGCCGTTCTGA
- the hslV gene encoding ATP-dependent protease subunit HslV, with amino-acid sequence MFHGTTILCVRREGKVVIAGDGQVSLDKTIMKNTAKKVRRIGEGNVLAGFAGSTADAFTLFERFEAKLKEHQKNLARACVELGKDWRTDRFLRRLEALLIVADREKTFILSGAGDVIEPDHGIAAVGSGGHYALAAARALQSHTTLSAREIATHAMAIAGDICVYTNSHVTFEEL; translated from the coding sequence ATGTTCCATGGCACCACCATCCTTTGCGTGCGCCGCGAGGGGAAAGTCGTCATCGCGGGTGATGGGCAGGTCAGCCTCGACAAGACCATCATGAAGAACACGGCCAAGAAGGTGCGCCGCATCGGCGAGGGCAACGTCCTCGCCGGCTTCGCGGGCAGCACCGCCGATGCCTTCACCTTGTTCGAGCGCTTCGAGGCCAAGCTCAAGGAGCACCAGAAGAACCTCGCCCGCGCCTGCGTGGAGCTGGGGAAGGACTGGCGCACCGACCGCTTCCTCCGCCGCCTGGAGGCCCTGCTCATCGTCGCCGACCGGGAGAAGACCTTCATCCTCTCCGGCGCGGGCGACGTCATCGAGCCCGACCACGGCATCGCCGCCGTGGGCAGCGGGGGCCACTATGCCCTGGCCGCCGCCCGGGCCCTGCAGAGCCACACCACCCTGTCCGCCCGGGAGATCGCCACGCACGCCATGGCCATCGCTGGGGACATCTGCGTCTACACCAACTCGCACGTCACCTTCGAAGAGCTCTAG
- a CDS encoding DUF3396 domain-containing protein → MISHYPKIRVLAQNGELLIREGLDICFYINRPHREIAQAVMHSLETYIKSVGPQALTWYVDMNGNMQELDNKNWDRIQTELLTERSAYQCLRDGPGGIGEFQFEYYGKSQEAPNRIGWDKPVCVASFWLSTEYLEKHGAARVRELALAIANPLPFNSGHAGLSFNAFLDLIGVSGELRRWCFRYPGLDITHLGSLSRELGTRVKGAYWLTFLGQPVLGELGGAVGLRGVLKSPDTDIQPLDSTRVAITLGQFPEAGDIEQGHTLPQYRELARVLEPWLYQHRICFGDFTQAETRRWERRFLE, encoded by the coding sequence ATGATCAGTCACTATCCGAAGATTCGTGTTCTTGCCCAAAACGGCGAATTGCTGATTCGAGAGGGGCTTGACATCTGCTTTTACATCAACCGCCCCCATCGAGAGATAGCACAAGCCGTCATGCACTCCCTGGAGACGTACATCAAGTCTGTAGGTCCACAAGCCTTGACGTGGTATGTAGACATGAACGGTAACATGCAGGAGCTAGACAACAAAAACTGGGATCGAATCCAAACCGAACTGCTCACCGAAAGAAGTGCCTACCAATGCCTGAGGGATGGCCCTGGCGGCATCGGCGAGTTTCAATTTGAGTATTACGGCAAATCACAGGAGGCCCCTAACCGTATAGGCTGGGACAAGCCGGTATGCGTTGCTTCGTTCTGGCTTTCGACAGAGTATCTGGAGAAACATGGCGCTGCGCGAGTGCGTGAGCTTGCATTGGCCATAGCGAATCCACTCCCCTTCAACTCTGGCCATGCAGGTCTTTCCTTCAATGCATTTCTCGACCTGATCGGAGTCTCTGGAGAACTCCGCCGGTGGTGCTTCCGCTATCCGGGCTTGGACATCACACACCTTGGCAGTCTATCCAGAGAGCTTGGCACTCGTGTCAAAGGGGCTTACTGGCTCACGTTTCTGGGTCAACCCGTCTTGGGTGAACTCGGTGGAGCGGTGGGCCTTCGGGGTGTTTTGAAATCACCAGACACTGACATCCAACCCTTGGATTCAACACGGGTTGCGATCACACTCGGCCAATTTCCAGAGGCGGGGGACATTGAACAAGGCCACACACTACCACAATACCGTGAACTGGCACGGGTGTTGGAGCCTTGGCTATACCAGCACCGGATCTGCTTCGGCGACTTCACCCAAGCAGAAACCCGCCGCTGGGAGCGGCGCTTCCTCGAATGA
- a CDS encoding serine/threonine protein kinase: MEDESPDALGPGTLLGPWRLTGRGGRGTYGVVYRAVRAGLEGAEEVALKLALHPRDERFEREAHLLSRIRHPGVPRFLDQGEWCGGPWNLPYPYLVMEWVEGMPLYEWGRLSSPSSRQVLQVLARLAGALEATHGAKGLHRDVKGDNVLVGPGGQVWLMDFGCGTYAGAKALTEGPLAPGTRPYRSPQALRHLWAQRKEGRAYEAGTGDDIYALGVTAYRLVTGEYPPPGTDLEAKQARRHAARWVRAPAHALNRRVSAELSGFIERMLADAPGKRGEARAWAKALEQAAAGAGMAADLPMNGPVEYSAPTIPVLSPFGTAPPWRGLALIIPAGVVLLAYLLVALSERYIPDGALKPMADAGQEDAGRVGLADAAVETVPIARLDDVERRNSWQRVALDMPKGPLKGQKRAPCRPKGEVEISRACWVQVGTPPSCGNDWYEWKGFCYVPVLAPERPNTSDEP; the protein is encoded by the coding sequence ATGGAAGACGAGTCCCCCGATGCCCTGGGCCCCGGCACGTTGCTGGGTCCCTGGCGGCTGACAGGCCGGGGAGGGCGGGGCACCTACGGGGTGGTGTACCGGGCGGTGCGGGCGGGCCTGGAGGGGGCAGAGGAGGTGGCGCTGAAGCTGGCGCTGCACCCTCGGGATGAGCGCTTCGAGCGCGAGGCGCACCTGCTGTCGCGCATCCGCCACCCGGGGGTGCCGAGGTTCCTGGACCAGGGCGAGTGGTGCGGGGGGCCTTGGAACCTGCCGTACCCGTACCTGGTGATGGAGTGGGTGGAGGGGATGCCGCTGTACGAGTGGGGCAGGCTGAGCAGCCCCAGCTCGCGGCAGGTGCTCCAGGTGCTGGCGCGGCTGGCCGGGGCGCTGGAGGCCACGCACGGGGCGAAGGGGCTGCACCGGGATGTGAAGGGGGACAACGTGCTGGTGGGGCCCGGGGGGCAGGTGTGGCTGATGGACTTCGGGTGCGGGACCTACGCGGGGGCGAAGGCGCTGACGGAGGGGCCGCTGGCGCCGGGAACGAGGCCCTACCGGAGCCCGCAGGCGCTGAGGCACCTGTGGGCGCAGCGCAAGGAGGGCCGGGCGTACGAGGCGGGCACCGGGGACGACATCTACGCGCTGGGGGTGACGGCGTACCGGCTGGTGACGGGAGAGTATCCACCGCCGGGAACGGACCTGGAGGCGAAACAAGCCAGGAGGCACGCTGCCCGGTGGGTGAGAGCCCCCGCGCATGCCCTGAACCGGCGGGTGAGCGCGGAGCTATCGGGTTTCATCGAGCGGATGCTGGCGGACGCGCCCGGGAAACGGGGGGAGGCGCGCGCATGGGCCAAAGCATTGGAGCAGGCCGCGGCGGGGGCGGGGATGGCCGCGGACCTTCCCATGAATGGCCCGGTGGAGTACTCGGCGCCCACCATCCCTGTTTTATCCCCATTCGGTACAGCCCCACCCTGGCGGGGCTTGGCTCTGATCATTCCAGCAGGGGTGGTGCTGCTGGCTTACCTCTTGGTGGCTCTTTCGGAGCGATACATCCCCGATGGGGCATTGAAACCCATGGCGGATGCAGGCCAGGAAGACGCAGGCAGGGTGGGGCTGGCAGATGCGGCCGTGGAAACCGTGCCCATTGCGAGACTGGATGATGTCGAGAGGAGGAATTCTTGGCAGAGAGTGGCGCTCGACATGCCCAAGGGGCCGCTCAAAGGACAGAAGCGGGCGCCTTGCCGCCCGAAGGGGGAAGTGGAAATCAGTAGAGCCTGCTGGGTGCAGGTCGGAACGCCTCCATCTTGTGGCAATGATTGGTACGAGTGGAAGGGCTTTTGTTATGTGCCAGTGCTCGCGCCCGAGCGGCCGAATACCTCGGATGAACCCTAA
- the hslU gene encoding ATP-dependent protease ATPase subunit HslU, whose protein sequence is MAENRKMPAFTPREVVSELDRYIVGQTAAKRAVAIALRNRWRRQRVAEDLREEIHPKNIIMIGPTGVGKTEIARRLAKLAQAPFVKVEASKFTEVGYVGRDVESMVRDLVEAAIALVREEETEKVKPRALELAEDRLVEMLSGHGPKQAPPPPPFGFTPPPMASPSRLGEQEREKLRAQLRAGTLDDQEVDVETSDSAPTFLRNFTGHGMEEMGVNLQELFKNMPGMNRTRRRKVRVPEALRLLQQEEAAKLVDTERVTRDALVRAESSGIIFIDEIDKIASRDGGGKGSGPDVSREGVQRDILPIVEGSTINTKYGQVKTDHMLFIAAGAFHVSKPSDLIPELQGRFPIRVELEPLSGQDLVRILREPRNSLIRQYTALLSTEGVELEFTDDAVEEIARIAQLANERTQNIGARRLHTVLERLLDEVSFGASEMGQRALRVDAAYVRERLAAIVQDEDLSRYIL, encoded by the coding sequence GTGGCCGAGAACCGAAAGATGCCCGCCTTCACGCCCCGCGAGGTGGTCAGCGAGCTGGACCGCTACATCGTCGGGCAGACCGCCGCCAAGCGCGCCGTCGCCATCGCCCTGCGCAACCGCTGGCGCCGCCAGCGCGTCGCCGAGGACCTCCGCGAGGAGATCCATCCGAAGAACATCATCATGATCGGCCCCACCGGCGTGGGGAAGACGGAGATCGCCCGCCGGCTCGCCAAGCTCGCCCAGGCCCCCTTCGTCAAGGTGGAGGCCTCCAAGTTCACCGAGGTGGGCTACGTCGGCCGCGACGTGGAGTCCATGGTGCGCGACCTGGTCGAGGCGGCCATCGCGCTGGTGCGCGAGGAGGAGACCGAGAAGGTGAAGCCCCGCGCCCTGGAGCTGGCCGAGGACCGCCTGGTGGAGATGCTCTCCGGCCATGGGCCGAAGCAGGCGCCCCCTCCGCCGCCCTTCGGCTTCACGCCCCCGCCGATGGCCTCCCCGTCCCGGCTGGGCGAGCAGGAGCGCGAGAAGCTGCGCGCCCAGCTGCGCGCCGGGACGCTGGATGACCAGGAGGTGGACGTGGAGACCTCGGACTCCGCCCCCACGTTCCTGCGCAACTTCACCGGCCACGGCATGGAGGAGATGGGCGTCAACCTCCAGGAGCTGTTCAAGAACATGCCGGGGATGAACCGCACCCGGCGCCGCAAGGTCCGCGTCCCCGAGGCCCTGCGGCTCCTCCAGCAGGAGGAGGCCGCGAAGCTGGTGGACACCGAGCGGGTGACGCGCGACGCGCTCGTCCGCGCCGAGTCCAGCGGCATCATCTTCATCGACGAGATCGACAAGATCGCCAGCCGGGACGGCGGCGGCAAGGGCTCGGGGCCGGATGTCTCCCGCGAGGGCGTCCAGCGCGACATCCTGCCCATCGTCGAGGGCTCCACCATCAACACCAAGTACGGCCAGGTGAAGACCGACCACATGCTCTTCATCGCCGCGGGGGCCTTCCACGTCTCCAAGCCGAGCGATCTCATCCCCGAGCTCCAGGGCCGCTTCCCCATCCGCGTGGAGCTGGAGCCGCTGAGCGGGCAGGACCTGGTGCGCATTCTCCGCGAGCCGCGCAATTCGCTCATCCGCCAGTACACCGCGCTGCTGTCCACCGAGGGCGTGGAGCTGGAGTTCACGGATGACGCCGTGGAGGAGATCGCCCGCATCGCCCAGCTGGCCAACGAGCGCACGCAGAACATCGGGGCCCGGCGGCTGCACACGGTGCTGGAGCGGCTGCTGGACGAGGTGTCCTTCGGCGCCAGCGAGATGGGCCAGCGGGCCCTGAGGGTCGATGCCGCCTATGTCCGGGAGCGGCTCGCCGCGATCGTTCAAGACGAAGATCTCTCGCGCTATATCCTGTAG
- a CDS encoding acetylornithine transaminase — translation MRGTDLQTPDPELTPIIPAPASSQAPSGVWIDKAKAHLLQNYKQQPIVLVRGRGSRVWDADGRSYLDLLGGIATCALGHCHPEVVAAVKAQVETLWHVSNAFYSEPQIELAAQLTALSGLPRAFFCNSGAEANEALLKLARRVMKDRGHPERFEVITFENSFHGRTLATVTATGQAKYQKGFEPLPAGFQHVPYGNLEAVRQRVGPQTAAILVEPVQGEGGVRAAPQGFLKALRALCDEKGLLLLVDEVQTGMGRTGKVFAFQHDGIQPDAISLAKALGNGLPIGAMLCSEEAAKSLPSGTHGSTFGGNLVSATAANVVVRLIREPQMLREVVEKGEYFMARGRELQARLPTLIQDVRGRGLLVGIELHQEAAPIVTRCREQGLLLNAAGEKTLRFAPAFTVSREELDEGLRILERVLTPA, via the coding sequence CTGAGAGGAACCGACTTGCAGACTCCCGATCCCGAGCTCACCCCCATCATTCCGGCGCCGGCCTCCTCGCAGGCCCCGAGTGGAGTGTGGATCGACAAGGCCAAGGCCCACCTGCTGCAGAACTACAAGCAGCAGCCCATCGTCCTGGTCCGGGGCCGTGGCTCGCGCGTGTGGGATGCCGATGGCCGCTCGTATCTGGATCTGCTGGGGGGCATCGCCACGTGCGCGCTCGGGCACTGCCACCCCGAGGTCGTGGCCGCCGTGAAGGCGCAGGTGGAGACCCTGTGGCACGTCTCCAACGCCTTCTACTCGGAGCCGCAGATCGAGCTGGCCGCCCAGCTCACCGCGCTCTCGGGGCTGCCGCGCGCCTTCTTCTGCAACTCGGGGGCGGAGGCCAACGAGGCGCTCCTCAAGCTGGCGCGCCGGGTGATGAAGGACCGGGGGCACCCCGAGCGCTTCGAAGTCATCACGTTCGAGAACTCCTTCCACGGCCGCACGCTGGCCACCGTCACCGCCACCGGCCAGGCCAAGTACCAGAAGGGCTTCGAGCCGCTGCCCGCGGGTTTCCAGCACGTCCCGTACGGCAACCTGGAGGCGGTGCGCCAGCGGGTGGGCCCCCAGACGGCCGCCATCCTGGTGGAGCCCGTGCAGGGCGAGGGTGGGGTGCGCGCCGCCCCGCAGGGCTTCCTCAAGGCCCTGCGCGCGTTGTGTGACGAGAAGGGCCTCCTGCTGCTCGTGGACGAGGTGCAGACGGGCATGGGCCGCACCGGCAAGGTGTTCGCCTTCCAGCACGACGGCATCCAGCCGGATGCCATCAGCCTGGCGAAGGCGCTCGGCAACGGGCTGCCCATCGGGGCGATGCTCTGTTCGGAAGAGGCGGCCAAGAGCCTGCCTTCCGGGACGCACGGCTCCACCTTTGGTGGCAACCTCGTGTCCGCCACCGCCGCCAACGTCGTGGTCCGCCTCATCCGCGAGCCGCAGATGCTCCGCGAGGTGGTGGAGAAGGGCGAGTACTTCATGGCCCGGGGCCGGGAGCTCCAGGCCCGCCTGCCCACCCTCATCCAGGACGTGCGGGGCCGGGGGTTGCTCGTCGGCATCGAGCTCCACCAGGAGGCCGCCCCCATCGTCACCCGCTGCCGGGAGCAGGGGCTGCTGCTGAATGCCGCGGGCGAAAAGACCCTTCGCTTCGCCCCCGCGTTCACGGTGAGCCGGGAAGAGCTGGACGAAGGCCTGCGAATCCTCGAGCGGGTGCTCACCCCCGCCTGA